The following coding sequences are from one Schizosaccharomyces osmophilus chromosome 1, complete sequence window:
- the nep1 gene encoding NEDD8 protease Nep1 yields MTQNDTIVEMFDISFKQEDVDSLQKPNWFTDVSLDYVDALIENLWYPLYPTQAKGILLLRPSLVFLLAEAPASLEELKSALPPNLLSCNYIFMPINDMDKYDAGTGGTHWSLMAVSVPDSQCYYYDSMSNGKTKDCYSALNRISKLFQKDFTIESMPVQQQRNGYDCGVYSAAFTLELVRRLLKSPMPTSSLWKLDNFDPDLSVIRGRLSTCLDHIVKHYGTRVNSIDHQIFPTNEAFFYIQQELPTASNRSPSVKEHDEFEDAQLAPPSSVKDHLVDEQANADASVNSKEDVPEKHHNHHHHHHRSYHYEEDEANDLNHPHEQLQTSPIKDPLGTPELAQSADSNNPFAS; encoded by the exons ATGACTCAAAATGACACCATTGTGGAAATGTTTGATATTTCCTTCAAGCAGGAAGACGTGGATAGTCTTCAAAAACCCAATTGGTTTACCGACGTGTCACTCGATTATGTCGATGCACTAATCGAAAATCTATGGTATCCCTTATACCCAACTCAAGCCAAAggaattttgcttttgagaCCTTCCCTTGTCTTTTTGCTTGCTGAGGCTCCGGCATCACTCGAAGAGCTCAAGTCCGCTCTTCCACCAAACCTTTTGTCCTGCAATTACATATTTATGCCTATCAATGACATGGACAAATATGATGCTGGAACAGGAGGCACTCATTGGTCGCTTATGGCTGTCAGCGTGCCAGATTCCCAATGTTATTATTATGATTCCATGAGCaatggaaaaacaaaggattgCTACAGCGCGCTGAATCGGATTTCCAAGCTCTTTCAAAAAG ATTTTACAATCGAGTCTATGCCTGTACAGCAACAGCGAAATGGTTATGACTGTGGTGTCTATAGCGCTGCTTTCACCCTGGAACTCGTGCGTCGTTTATTAAAATCTCCCATGCCTACAAGTTCTTTGTGGAAGCTTGATAATTTTGATCCCGACCTCTCTGTCATTCGTGGTAGATTGAGTACTTGCTTGGACCATATTGTAAAGCATTACGGCACAAGAGTCAATAGTATTGATCACCAAATCTTTCCTACGAatgaagcttttttttatatccaACAAGAACTTCCTACCGCGAGTAACAGATCCCCCTCCGTAAAGGAACATGATGAGTTCGAAGATGCTCAACTAGCTCCTCCTTCCTCGGTAAAGGATCATCTTGTTGATGAACAAGCTAATGCTGATGCTTCGGTCAACTCAAAAGAGGATGTGCCTGAAAAGCATCATAATCATCACCATCACCACCATCGTAGTTACCATtatgaagaagacgaagcCAATGACTTAAACCACCCTCACGAGCAACTTCAAACTTCACCTATTAAGGATCCATTAGGAACACCCGAGCTTGCCCAAAGTGCCGATTCTAACAACCCCTTTGCTTCCTaa
- the hrd1 gene encoding Hrd1 ubiquitin ligase complex E3 subunit Hrd1, which yields MKFILYVLASILLFGLSVLLSLYSSANVYAATVMISQSPIHITIGLNVCLCLFFAIANAFKAVLFGSLQTFELELLYEQFWITLTDAMLFVTTLSAPISISFFLLLSTLMFARVFHSICAFRTERQQVQLTERQFHLFNRLTCAFLVLALLDITFVYLCSNNEYIGDTSTRILFICEFSVLFVNLVTEVIKLGLYVFETRHPEQVWQEKSIYLFRLEVLRDALRLLAYSIVLVFQLSYVSYPIYAIRQLYISFYSLFRRLREHARYRQATRDMDAMYPSATEEQLSSSDRTCTICREEMFHPDFPPDNIEEMEPLPRGLDMTPKRLPCGHILHLHCLRNWLQRQQTCPICRRPVFGEQAPSPAAATANPLPVPTPTAVEGTNQNTPRTFSPGSGLGNPNIQPTHTFRPGTTAPSWGQTQNLHGTIPLRNGWSMLPIPGVHRIPANNSTNMPDGTTAEGHSVADPNVAGIIPPGWRMISGNNHPVAPPLQHEAPGLGSPSVAVPNVDLQMQPPLHAAPLEMQRFSSPEANSIQSLHQKIDEMRNMTDRLHYDMQELRSSVRNLGVLMNENAVTDGFMGLDQDRSNMLSNSRVREHFSQRPTASSSSSMDDDLTHRNPRNVQLETLDEDL from the exons atgaagttcATACTTTATGTATTG GCTTCCATTTTGTTGTTTGGGTTGTCTGTCTTGTTAAGTCTATACAGCAGCGCCAACGTGTATGCTGCGACGGTAATGATCTCACAGAGTCCAATCCATATTACAATTGGACTTAATGTTTGTCTCTGCCTCTTTTTTGCAATTGCAAATGCGTTCAAGGCAGTCCTTTTTGGATCCCTACAGACGTTTGAATTGGAGCTGCTGTATGAACAATTTTGGATTACTCTTACAGACGCTATGCTTTTTGTAACCACTTTGAGCGCTCCGATAtctatttccttttttttattgttaaGCACGCTTATGTTTGCTCGAgtatttcattcaatttgCGCATTCCGAACTGAAAGACAGCAGGTTCAGTTGACAGAACGTCAATTCCATCTCTTTAACCGACTCACTTGTGCCTTCCTTGTTTTGGCACTTTTGGACATTACCTTCGTGTATTTGTGCAGCAATAATGAGTACATAGGCGATACTTCGACAAGAATACTTTTTATCTGTGAATTTTCCGTGTTATTTGTTAATTTGGTTACGGAGGTTATAAAGCTTGGGctttatgtttttgaaactcGTCATCCGGAGCAGGTATGGCAAGAAAAGAGCATCTACCTTTTTCGACTAGAGGTCCTTCGGGATGCTTTACGTCTTCTTGCATACAGCATCgtacttgtttttcaacTTAGTTATGTGAGTTACCCTATTTATGCAATTCGACAATTGTATATTAGCTTTTATTCTCTGTTCCGGCGCCTTCGCGAACATGCTCGGTATCGACAAGCTACTCGTGATATGGATGCTATGTATCCCAGTGCAACTGAAGAGCAATTATCCAGTTCTGACCGTACATGTACCATTTGTAGAGAAGAAATGTTTCACCCTGACTTTCCTCCTGATAATATAGAGGAAATGGAGCCACTTCCTAGAGGTTTGGACATGACCCCTAAGCGTTTGCCGTGTGGTCACATCCTTCATCTTCACTGTCTTCGAAATTGGCTTCAAAGACAGCAGACCTGTCCAATTTGTCGTAGACCTGTCTTTGGAGAACAAGCGCCTTCCCCTGCAGCTGCTACCGCAAACCCTCTCCCAGTTCCTACTCCTACTGCTGTCGAAGGTACAAATCAAAACACTCCACGAACATTTTCACCTGGTTCGGGATTAGGAAATCCTAACATTCAACCGACACATACATTTAGGCCGGGAACTACTGCTCCTTCTTGGGGTCAGACTCAAAATCTTCATGGTACAATCCCTTTGCGTAACGGATGGAGTATGCTCCCTATACCCGGTGTACACCGTATTCCTGCTAATAACTCCACAAACATGCCTGATGGTACAACCGCTGAAGGACATTCTGTTGCAGATCCAAATGTAGCTGGTATTATACCACCCGGATGGCGGATGATATCTGGAAATAACCATCCAGTTGCTCCTCCCTTACAGCATGAAGCGCCTGGTTTAGGAAGTCCTTCCGTGGCGGTGCCGAACGTGGATTTACAAATGCAGCCTCCCTTACATGCCGCACCCCTCGAAATGCAGCGATTTTCTTCTCCCGAAGCAAACTCCATTCAAAGTTTACACCAAAAAATAGACGAAATGCGAAATATGACCGATCGCTTGCATTACGATATGCAAGAACTGCGTTCATCAGTACGAAATCTTGGAGTACTGATGAATGAAAATGCTGTTACAGACGGATTTATGGGGCTTGATCAAGATAGGAGCAACATGTTATCAAATTCTAGGGTAAGGGAGCACTTCAGTCAGCGGCCAACTGCTTCGTCGTCAAGTTCGATGGATGATGATTTGACTCATAGAAACCCAAGAAATGTACAATTAGAAACACTAGATGAAGACTTATAA
- the tif301 gene encoding translation initiation factor eIF3a, which translates to MAPPQGKPENVLRLADELIALDQHGSALQSLHETIVLKRSRNSQGFSLEPIMTRFIELCVFLRKGKVAKEGLYMYKNAVQNTSVTAIENVVKRFIELANEKVQEAQTKADKISVEFVDDLEASETPESIMMSFVSGEMSKTRTDRALVTPWLKFLWDAYRTVLDILRNNARLEVMYQLIANSAFQFCLKYQRKTEFRRLCELLRSHLGNASKFSNAPHSINLNDVETMQRHLDMRFSQLNVAVELELWQEAFRSIEDIHSLLTFSKRAPSPVMLGNYYRKLIKIFLVCDNFLLHAAAWSRYFTFTNVQKPATANFVILSALSIPIIDASRFSGPPLDAEDAKSKNARLAILLNMSKAPNREALVKDAVNRNVLSYCDPAIRDLYRILEVDFHPLSICKKLQPILKKLAENTDTAQYIRPLQQVILTRLFQQLSQVYDAVSLKFVMDLATFDEPYSCTYGQIEKFIMNGNKKGAFSIRVSHIENSITFASDLFASPVSSHVDTATLQSTPAELITNQLSRIGKSLTSVLMRFDTDFYLLRKQQSEAAYERALAGVEQERKAVVAQRSLLELRRGQADTLATQREAELAAQRALRQKQEAEAESRRVQDEVTKRNADRIRREKEAIRIEEAKKLANELKAKGGLEVDADELENLDADRLRAMQIEQVEKQNRSMNERLRVIGKRIDHLERAYRREAIPLLQEDARKQVEQDHKAFIQREKQRKEVQGHKHEQALDDKHTFSKYASFIHNYKQGIDDEREMAYRDAYARTKDVIEAEREKQRQMIYEQKVADAVAEVEEASARAEEEEETRQRAEQEAAQRKAAEEKALASKEAREREQAEMSEKLERQQFMQMKREEDAARKIAAKKANLGLGSGAQTPPPVAAWKRSGASEGSAPPAAPPAGGGQRYVPPRARAGADSSRESLPPSRGGRGAYVPPSKRQQQQ; encoded by the exons ATGGCACCTCCTCAGGGAAAGCCCGAAAATGTGCTAAGA CTTGCCGACGAGCTTATTGCTCTTGATCAGCATGGCTCTGCCCTGCAGTCCCTTCACGAGACCATCGTCTTGAAAAGGTCCAGAAATTCCCaaggtttttctttggagcCTATCATGACGCGCTTTATTGAACTTTGTGTCTTTTTACGTAAAGGTAAAGTTGCCAAAGAGGGTCTCTACATGTACAAGAACGCTGTACAAAATACCTCGGTAACTGCCATAGAAAATGTCGTGAAGCGTTTCATAGAATTGGCCAATGAAAAGGTCCAAGAAGCTCAAACTAAAGCTGACAAGATTTCTGTTGAGTTTGTTGATGATTTGGAGGCTTCTGAGACTCCGGAAAGCATCATGATGTCTTTCGTCTCTGGAGAGATGTCCAAGACCCGAACCGACCGTGCTTTGGTTACTCCTTGGCTCAAGTTCCTTTGGGATGCTTACCGTACCGTTCTTGATATTTTGCGGAATAATGCTCGTTTGGAAGTTATGTATCAATTAATTGCTAACTCCGCCTTCCAATTCTGTTTGAAATATCAACGCAAGACTGAATTCCGCCGCCTTTGTGAGTTATTGCGTTCTCACCTTGGCAACGCATCCAAGTTTTCTAACGCTCCCCACTCAATCAATTTGAACGACGTTGAGACAATGCAACGTCACTTGGACATGCGTTTTTCCCAACTTAACGTAGCTGTCGAGTTGGAGCTTTGGCAGGAGGCTTTCCGTTCAATTGAGGATATCCACAGTCTTTTAACTTTCTCTAAGCGCGCTCCTTCTCCCGTCATGCTTGGTAATTATTACCGTAAACTTATTAAgatctttttggtttgcgATAATTTCTTGTTGCATGCTGCTGCTTGGAGCAGATACTTTACCTTCACTAATGTTCAAAAGCCTGCCACAGCCAACTTTGTTATCCTCAGTGCTCTTTCAATTCCTATTATTGATGCCTCTAGGTTCTCAGGTCCTCCTCTTGATGCTGAAGATGCTAAAAGCAAGAACGCTCGTTTGGCCATCTTGTTGAACATGTCTAAAGCCCCTAACCGCGAGGCTTTGGTAAAGGACGCTGTTAACCGTAATGTTTTGAGCTATTGTGATCCCGCTATCCGGGATCTTTACAGAATTTTGGAAGTTGATTTCCATCCTTTAAGCATCTGCAAAAAATTGCAGCccattttgaagaaattggcTGAGAATACCGATACCGCTCAATACATTCGCCCCCTTCAACAAGTTATTCTCACTCgtctttttcaacaacTTTCCCAAGTTTATGATGCTGTTTCCCTTAAATTCGTTATGGATTTGGCTACCTTTGATGAACCTTACTCATGTACCTATGGTCAGATTGAGAAATTTATAATGAACGGTAACAAAAAGGGTGCTTTCTCAATTCGTGTCAGTCACATCGAAAACTCTATTACATTCGCATCCGATCTCTTCGCTAGTCCTGTAAGCTCTCACGTGGACACTGCAACTTTGCAATCCACCCCTGCCGAGCTCATCACAAACCAACTTTCTCGAATTGGAAAATCACTTACCAGTGTTTTGATGCGTTTCGATACTGACTTCTATCTTCTTCGTAAACAGCAATCAGAAGCTGCTTATGAGCGCGCTTTGGCTGGTGTTgagcaagaaagaaaggCTGTTGTTGCTCAACGTAGCTTGCTTGAATTGCGCCGTGGTCAAGCTGATACCTTGGCTACCCAGCGTGAGGCTGAGCTTGCTGCTCAACGTGCTCTCAGACAGAAACAAGAAGCTGAAGCTGAATCTCGCCGTGTTCAAGACGAGGTTACGAAGCGTAACGCTGACAGAATCCGTCGCGAAAAGGAAGCTATTCGCATTGAAGAAGCTAAGAAACTGGCTAACGAACTTAAGGCGAAGGGTGGATTGGAAGTTGACGCTGACGAACTGGAGAATTTGGATGCTGACAGATTGAGAGCTATGCAAATTGAACAGGttgagaaacaaaatagaagCATGAATGAACGACTTCGTGTTATTGGTAAACGAATTGATCATTTGGAACGTGCCTATCGTCGTGAAGCTATTCCTCTTTTACAGGAAGATGCTAGAAAGCAAGTTGAACAAGATCATAAGGCCTTTATCCAAAGAGAGAAGCAGCGCAAAGAGGTTCAAGGCCATAAGCATGAACAAGCTTTGGATGACAAGCATACCTTCTCTAAATATGCTTCGTTTATTCATAACTACAAGCAAGGCATTGATGACGAACGTGAAATGGCCTATCGAGATGCTTATGCTCGTACTAAGGACGTTATAGAGGCTGAACGTGAGAAACAACGCCAGATGATTTACGAACAGAAGGTAGCTGATGCGGTTGCTGAGGTTGAAGAAGCTTCTGCAAGagctgaagaagaagaagaaacacgCCAACGAGCAGAGCAAGAAGCTGCTCAACGCAAGGCTGCAGAAGAAAAGGCTCTTGCTTCTAAGGAAGCTAGGGAGCGTGAGCAAGCAGAAATGAGTGAGAAGCTCGAACGTCAACAATTCATGCAAATGAAGCGTGAAGAAGACGCTGCTCGCAAGATTGCTGCCAAGAAAGCCAATTTGGGCTTAGGCTCAGGCGCTCAAACTCCTCCACCTGTTGCTGCGTGGAAACGTAGTGGTGCTTCCGAAGGTAGTGCTCCTCCTGCTGCTCCTCCTGCTGGTGGTGGTCAAAGATACGTTCCTCCTCGTGCTCGTGCTGGAGCTGATAGTTCCCGCGAATCCTTGCCTCCTTCTagaggaggaagaggaGCCTACGTTCCTCCTAGCAAGCGCCAACAACAGCAGTAA
- the psl1 gene encoding cyclin pho85 family Psl1, producing MTLACTLLTSEQDLSNIKEHVDISTLNQDFLLEILSTFLLRLTRLNDKRQEGKEPNEIPYSATSLNNPSLVFSAKNIPSISIYSYLHRILKYCPATNDVFLSLVIYLDRVVRNFNFSFLINSYNIHRFLIAGFTAGSKFFSDIFYTNIRYSKVGGIPVQELNHLELNFFLFNEFNLFITLEDLQSYADLLVSWHSHRTSPSPVPSLTPTASQPVYPVSSTFHTSPPYANSPSQNDSTAHSSAPTFPTSPGHRDSNQLRSPNNPQQHPKQQRETTPVYSASPRRPTVDHKLLSSNSLG from the coding sequence CATGTACGCTGTTAACATCTGAACAAGATTTATCGAATATAAAGGAACATGTAGACATATCAACGTTGaaccaagattttttaCTGGAAATATTGTCGACGTTTCTTTTGCGACTAACGCGTCTAAACGACAAACGACAGGAGGGAAAAGAACCTAATGAAATTCCATATTCAGCGACAAGTTTAAATAACCCGAGCTTGGTGTTTTCAGCGAAAAATATTCCGTCGATTTCGATATACTCGTATTTGCATCGCATTCTAAAATATTGCCCAGCAACAAATGATGTATTTTTGAGCCTTGTAATATATCTTGACCGTGTTGTACggaattttaatttttcttttttgattaaTAGTTACAATATTCATCGCTTTCTAATCGCTGGGTTCACTGCTGGCAGCAAATTTTTTAGCGACATCTTTTACACCAATATCCGATACTCCAAAGTCGGTGGGATTCCCGTGCAGGAATTAAACCATCTGgaactgaatttttttctgtttaaCGAGtttaatttgtttattactCTTGAAGACTTACAGTCTTATGCAGATTTATTGGTCTCTTGGCACTCTCATCGTACGTCTCCCTCTCCAGTCCCCTCCTTGACGCCTACCGCAAGCCAACCCGTGTACCCTGTTTCATCTACCTTCCATACTTCTCCTCCTTATGCCAATTCTCCTTCCCAGAACGATTCCACAGCCCATTCCTCTGCACCAACGTTTCCCACATCCCCAGGACACAGGGACTCAAATCAGCTTCGATCCCCAAACAATCCTCAACAACATCCAAAACAGCAACGTGAAACCACTCCCGTTTACTCTGCCTCTCCTCGTCGGCCCACTGTGGACCATAAACTATTGTCGTCCAATTCCTTAGGCTAA
- the nto1 gene encoding histone acetyltransferase complex PHD finger subunit Nto1: MQAISNTLDGPSFSRPEDLAFQPREEIPYRVFYPDLRTDEPLEVVEDRYSEFDSSLFSYQPPSSYVVKTLPEAKVENIKVVDYHTDSLPPKIKECGYNTTTKLDLPENRFERFVAKDPYNDRHFPVSYDLDELDAMWLIYYNEARACSDPTWIPLSREFLEITLTIIARHWLLLDAWIPKTEPVRIEDELDGRCVICNESDCETSNVIIFCDNCNMAVHQNCYGIPFVPEGQWFCKRCLLAASDVISCVCCPDRDGAFRTTIDGRWCHTVCGMAVPEISFHDSSRLDLVRDFHAIPKSRWKLVCCVCKLRWGACVQCSEKSCYTAFHITCARRAGFYYKLHAPYGNYSQAEVECFCDRHTPPSHLDGALHRLYPLAVQYYRRMAYDVPLNYVACRAPSIVPEEPWNFRPLPRYIVEKVTSTLNDMHLNDSINDLAIIIIDICRYYQMKRKYRRDAPLLRSQRLADELANLPVNAVKQRAHFLGIAKRLREQYEELMSIIELTARRQRVKSELSELRKRFLTVIYFPLQKLIEDTFERIRQLDTEGLFASPLEHGWIGWISLKQLIISYDVDDLYSLEKYLSQIWNIDGLIQSIDDMEHLTAVVQLAQQFEPKAKDILQDARNSSEALKKDNLGNLSFLSLKLDGLECVGWPDCFVDTVEQAKLETPSEETFDSLESFVMNLSLEGKCGRFELSDFESSIQNGKKDDGIIIPETAATRGVLQEIVTKNHNSDTEREGLNTKNVDGAEMLPNAERRTRSMTKDNEANET; the protein is encoded by the exons ATGCAGGCGATATCAAATACACTAGATGGtccaagtttttcaagACCGGAGgatcttgcttttcaacCACGAGAGGAAATTCCATATCGAGTGTTTTATCCTGATTTACGTACTGATGAGCCGTTAGAAGTCGTCGAAGATAGATATTCAGAGTTTGATTcctctcttttttcttaccAGCCGCCTTCTTCGTACGTGGTAAAGACACTTCCGGAAGCAAAAGTCGAAAACATCAAAGTAGTTGATTATCATACTGACTCATTGCCTCCTAAGATTAAGGAATGTGGTTACAATACTACTACAAAATTAGATTTGCCAGAAAACCGTTTTGAGAGATTCGTAG CTAAAGATCCTTATAATGATAGACATTTTCCCGTTTCTTATGATCTGGATGAGCTAGATGCGATGTGGCTGATTTACTATAATGAAGCGCGAGCCTGCTCAGATCCTACTTGGATACCTTTGTCCCGtgaatttcttgaaattaCTCTTACAATTATTGCTAGGCATTGGCTTTTATTAGATGCATGGATTCCGAAAACTGAGCCTGTTCGTATAGAAGATGAGCTCGATGGTCGTTGTGTTATTTGCAACGAGTCAGATTGTGAAACAAGTAATGTTATCATATTTTGTGATAACTGTAACATGGCCGTTCACCAAAATTGTTATGGTATTCCCTTTGTGCCTGAGGGTCAGTGGTTTTGCAAGCGGTGTTTGCTTGCTGCCAGCGATGTCATTTCGTGTGTTTGTTGTCCCGATCGTGATGGTGCATTCCGCACAACCATTGACGGTCGTTGGTGTCATACCGTTTGTGGAATGGCAGTCCccgaaatttcttttcatgattCTAGTCGCTTGGATTTGGTTCGCGATTTTCATGCTATTCCCAAGTCTCGCTGGAAGCTGGTCTGCTGTGTTTGTAAACTGCGCTGGGGTGCTTGTGTGCAATGCTCTGAGAAAAGTTGCTATACCGCATTTCACATCACTTGTGCCAGACGTGCTGGATTTTATTACAAACTTCATGCTCCTTACGGTAATTATAGCCAAGCAGAAGTAGAATGCTTCTGTGATAGACACACGCCTCCTTCCCATCTCGATGGTGCCCTTCATCGGCTTTATCCGCTTGCTGTTCAGTATTACAGAAGAATGGCTTATGATGTCCCTTTAAACTATGTTGCTTGTCGAGCTCCTTCTATTGTTCCAGAAGAACCTTGGAACTTTCGACCATTACCTCGTTACATAGTAGAAAAAGTAACGTCGACCCTCAATGATATGCATTTGAATGATAGTATTAATGACTTGGCTATTATCATTATTGACATTTGCAGGTACTATCAAATGAAGCGTAAGTATCGACGAGATGCGCCTTTGTTACGGTCTCAGAGACTTGCGGATGAACTAGCAAACCTTCCAGTTAATGCGGTCAAACAGCGTGCGCATTTCCTAGGCATTGCAAAGCGGCTTCGCGAACAATACGAAGAACTTATGTCTATAATAGAATTGACCGCTCGTCGACAACGAGTAAAAAGTGAACTATCTGAACTAAGGAAGCGATTTTTGACTGTTATATATTTTCCTTTACAAAAACTCATTGAAGATACCTTTGAAAGAATTCGCCAGTTGGATACGGAAGGACTCTTTGCTTCTCCCTTGGAACACGGGTGGATTGGATGGATTTCGTTAAAACAGCTGATTATAAGTTATGATGTTGATGATTTGtattctttggaaaagtacCTATCACAAATTTGGAATATAGATGGACTTATCCAAAGCATAGATGACATGGAGCACCTTACAGCCGTTGTGCAATTGGCTCAGCAGTTTGAGCCAAAAGCCAAGGATATACTCCAAGATGCTCGAAATAGTTCTGAAgctttaaagaaagataaCCTTGGGAACTTGTCTTTCTTGTCACTAAAATTGGACGGACTGGAATGTGTTGGTTGGCCTGATTGCTTCGTTGATACTGTGGAACAAGCAAAATTGGAAACTCCTTCAGAAGAAACTTTCGACAGCCTAGAGAGCTTTGTTATGAATCTCAGTTTAGAGGGTAAATGCGGTCGATTTGAATTGTCTGACTTCGAGTCGAGTATccaaaatggaaaaaaagatgacGGTATAATCATTCCTGAGACTGCTGCAACGAGAGGAGTGTTACAGGAAATTGTCACTAAGAACCATAATTCAGACACCGAAAGGGAAGGATTGAATACTAAGAATGTGGATGGCGCTGAAATGCTTCCAAATGCTGAAAGACGAACGCGTTCGATGACCAAAGATAATGAAGCAAATGAAACATAG
- the pxp2 gene encoding carboxymuconolactone decarboxylase-like protein, Pxp2, with the protein MTTSILQRFGGLLEPTNFYIVSVVAYSSSNRPENIGGITKEAVEQVGPSIFAKLREALVKSAPLVGFPRTINSLRELALNFPKTFPNEFSRASDEQVNTSVRGKLYFEKTYGKVTDRVLNSMQSSSSDLAHIAIDYAYGKVLSFNEVISPLETSLMIIASLVPQDVNPQLRGHLKGALNHGATKEQVMAARNISVAIAKDSGIVFRGEVESL; encoded by the exons ATGACAACGTCAATTCTCCAAAGATTTGGTGGATTACTTGAACCTACGAATTTTTATATTGTTTCTGTAGTAGCGTATTCGTCGAGCAACCGCCCAGAGAATATTGGAGGAATTACAAAAGAGGCCGTTGAACAAGTGGGCCCTTCaatctttgcaaaattACGTGAAGCTTTGGTTAAATCAGCTCCATTAGTGGGCTTTCCTAGA ACCATCAATTCGTTACGCGAATTGgctttgaattttccaaaaacatttCCAAATGAATTTAGTCGAGCCTCAGATGAACAAGTAAATACCTCTGTTCGAGGAAAActatattttgaaaagacgTATGGCAAGGTGACAGATCGAGTCCTCAATTCGATgcaatcttcttcttcagacTTGG CTCATATTGCTATCGACTATGCCTATGGAAAAGTACTTTCCTTCAACGAAGTCATTAGTCCCTTAGAAACAAGTTTAATGATTATCGCTTCTCTCGTTCCACAAGATGTGAACCCTCAGCTTCGAGGCCATTTGAAGGGTGCTCTGAATCATGGTGCTACGAAGGAACAAGTAATGGCCGCACGCAACATCTCTGTAGCAATTGCAAAGGATTCTGGAATTGTTTTTCGTGGTGAGGTAGAATCTCTTTAA